A genomic region of Micropterus dolomieu isolate WLL.071019.BEF.003 ecotype Adirondacks linkage group LG11, ASM2129224v1, whole genome shotgun sequence contains the following coding sequences:
- the LOC123979588 gene encoding E2F-associated phosphoprotein-like (The sequence of the model RefSeq protein was modified relative to this genomic sequence to represent the inferred CDS: added 29 bases not found in genome assembly), which translates to MTTLCLDCQRHEKYRTQYRAMFVMNCKVKKDEVLRYKTQQERKQRNRKRRRGQKTETPLDEAPDLRPAGMDADEVYHPVQCTECSTEVAVFDKDEVYHFFNILSSHC; encoded by the coding sequence GCATGAAAAGTACAGGACGCAGTATCGAGCCATGTTTGTCATGAACTGCAAAGTGAAGAAAGATGAGGTGTTACGCTACAAGACCCAGcaggagaggaaacagaggaacaggaagaggaggagggggcagAAAACAGAAACTCCATTGGACGAGGCTCCCGACCTAAGGCCGGCGGGGATGGACGCTGATGAGGTTTACCACCCGGTTCAGTGCACCGAGTGCTCGACCGAGGTGGCCGTGTTCGACAAAGACGAGGTCTACCACTTCTTCAACATCCTGTCCAGCCACTGCTGA